From a single Lolium rigidum isolate FL_2022 chromosome 7, APGP_CSIRO_Lrig_0.1, whole genome shotgun sequence genomic region:
- the LOC124675571 gene encoding GTPase activating protein 1-like — MTSEAVPPGVLSVRLLRGINLVKRDADGSDPYVVVHLENQNLKTSVIKNTVNPVWNEELTLAVTNPATPIKIEVFDKDKLSKDDPMGDAQVDLEPLLQMARMDLEDIHSGTVVRTVRPHRGGTSSACCLADESNIVWEEGQVVQDALIKLRNVATGIIHLQLRWVKIPAL, encoded by the exons ATGACGTCGGAGGCGGTGCCGCCCGGTGTGCTGAGCGTGCGGCTGCTGCGAGGCATCAACCTCGTGAAGCGTGACGCCGACGGCAGCGACCCCTACGTCGTGGTCCACCTCGAGAACCAGAACCTGAAGACGAGCGTGATAAAGAACACGGTGAACCCCGTCTGGAACGAGGAGCTCACCCTCGCCGTCACCAATCCGGCGACGCCGATCAAGATA GAGGTGTTCGACAAAGACAAGCTCAGCAAGGACGACCCAATGGGGGACGCGCAGGTGGACCTGGAGCCGCTGTTGCAGATGGCGAGAATGGACCTGGAGGACATCCATAGCGGCACCGTGGTGCGCACCGTGCGGCCTCACCGCGGCGGCACCTCCTCCGCCTGCTGCCTGGCGGACGAGAGCAACATCGTGTGGGAGGAAGGGCAGGTGGTGCAGGACGCGCTCATCAAGCTCAGGAACGTCGCCACCGGCATCATCCACCTCCAGCTCCGATGGGTCAAAATACCAGCCTTGTGA